In Liquorilactobacillus hordei DSM 19519, the following proteins share a genomic window:
- the cas1 gene encoding type II CRISPR-associated endonuclease Cas1, whose protein sequence is MVKDGDYLRLKLDNLQIEKAGQKYIVPLSDIATITLEGKILTLTTRLLSKLAQYNIAVIVCDNKYVPCGIYMGFGQYHRTAKRNLEQVAWSSELRKEVWTKIIQQKLINQKAVLNAYKVDTGRVDKMQELIENIQFADITNREGHAAKVYFNSLYGKDFTRERECLENGAMNYGYTIIRAYMARLVTSLGLIPTLGVFHRNEFNSFNLVDDLMEPFRPLMDWYILDKILPSYPKYLSWEIRCELINFLNQPYIHKGRKTTIDLVMLEYINSFIKMMQGKKKELLVITLEEMRGVQ, encoded by the coding sequence ATGGTAAAGGATGGAGATTATCTTCGTCTAAAATTAGATAATTTACAGATTGAAAAAGCTGGACAGAAATACATTGTGCCACTCTCTGATATTGCTACCATTACATTAGAGGGAAAAATTTTGACCTTAACAACTAGGCTATTGTCAAAGCTTGCGCAGTATAATATAGCTGTAATTGTTTGTGATAATAAGTATGTTCCTTGCGGAATCTACATGGGTTTTGGACAATATCATAGGACTGCAAAAAGAAATTTAGAACAAGTAGCATGGAGTAGTGAACTACGAAAAGAAGTATGGACAAAAATAATTCAACAAAAACTGATTAATCAAAAAGCTGTTCTAAATGCATATAAGGTTGATACAGGCAGAGTTGATAAGATGCAGGAGTTAATTGAGAATATTCAGTTTGCAGATATAACTAACCGTGAGGGGCATGCGGCTAAGGTTTATTTTAATAGCTTATACGGTAAAGATTTTACACGTGAAAGAGAATGCTTGGAAAATGGAGCAATGAATTATGGCTATACAATAATTAGAGCTTATATGGCAAGACTAGTGACAAGTTTAGGATTGATCCCAACTTTGGGTGTTTTTCATCGCAATGAGTTTAATTCTTTTAATTTAGTAGATGATCTGATGGAGCCATTTCGTCCTTTAATGGATTGGTATATTTTAGACAAAATCTTACCTAGCTATCCCAAATATCTTAGTTGGGAAATACGATGTGAGCTAATTAATTTTTTGAATCAACCGTATATTCATAAGGGGCGAAAAACAACGATCGATTTAGTTATGTTGGAATATATTAATTCATTTATTAAGATGATGCAAGGAAAGAAGAAAGAGTTATTAGTAATAACATTGGAGGAAATGAGAGGTGTACAATAG
- the csn2-St gene encoding CRISPR-associated protein Csn2-St, whose amino-acid sequence MKIEIEDNKFIEFDESNILFFYGQNQKISREFVRSLKRFANKKSLTNLEELVYGENGIEIYRNDQPLKAGSINIHFLQDSFSLFEEVSFEKNSLMAEYLATLAESIDINIELQKIENHLLKIESIFNQHLKKVSNNISSNLSSLTYTELLKNNIFLSYTSGSHDFPLEMMDANEFVDEYLGLLEKSLENRPKETWISLVNLASFLTAEKIQVLIDGLVQLAEKTGLVHIFVISQIPLGINYRPNDIPNTIILADELCQMPDFDSFRNSIENHYPGDLNITDDQLCQNFYEIVADIGDNNILTGKSYPDIVLLKVLDEILGFKVPNFTYNLKELTNTERAFLDS is encoded by the coding sequence ATGAAAATAGAAATTGAAGATAATAAATTTATAGAATTTGATGAGTCAAATATATTGTTTTTTTATGGTCAAAATCAGAAGATATCTCGGGAATTTGTTAGAAGTCTGAAACGGTTTGCAAATAAGAAATCCCTGACAAATTTGGAAGAATTGGTCTATGGTGAAAATGGAATTGAAATTTATCGAAATGATCAACCTCTGAAGGCAGGTTCTATTAATATTCATTTTTTACAGGACAGTTTTTCACTTTTTGAAGAAGTAAGCTTTGAGAAAAACAGCTTAATGGCAGAGTATTTGGCGACTCTAGCTGAAAGTATTGATATAAATATTGAACTTCAGAAAATTGAGAACCATTTATTGAAAATTGAGTCCATATTTAATCAACATCTCAAAAAAGTATCGAATAACATCTCTTCAAATCTATCTAGTTTAACGTATACAGAGTTATTGAAGAATAACATATTTTTATCTTATACCTCTGGAAGTCATGACTTTCCGTTAGAAATGATGGATGCCAATGAGTTTGTAGATGAGTATTTAGGTTTATTAGAGAAAAGTTTAGAAAACAGGCCTAAGGAAACTTGGATTTCATTAGTTAATTTAGCAAGTTTCTTAACAGCTGAAAAGATTCAGGTGTTGATAGATGGACTAGTCCAGTTGGCAGAAAAAACAGGGCTAGTTCATATCTTTGTAATTAGTCAGATACCATTGGGGATAAATTATCGGCCAAACGATATTCCAAATACGATTATTTTGGCAGATGAATTGTGCCAGATGCCTGATTTTGATAGCTTTAGAAATAGTATTGAAAATCATTATCCAGGAGATTTGAATATAACTGATGATCAGCTTTGTCAAAATTTTTATGAAATAGTCGCAGACATTGGTGATAATAATATTCTTACTGGAAAATCTTATCCAGATATTGTATTGTTAAAAGTGTTAGATGAAATTTTAGGATTCAAGGTACCTAATTTTACTTACAACCTCAAAGAGCTTACAAATACAGAACGTGCCTTTCTTGATTCTTGA
- a CDS encoding YitT family protein, whose protein sequence is MASLYGLLSAIGINLFLSSAHSYSIGIPGIAQLINGVLVMNHINLSIATLIILLNIPLVVFSWFIFGWSYTLFSLIAVISNVIFLNIIPETNVITERLTNTIVGSVIIGIGFCFRSGFSTGGTDVIVSYVQQKFHRNIGFVNTMINTVVLVFTAIFFGVSGATYSLIGMVITSFIMDKIYIQQNDVTLVVLTKKSASLIESLHDYTHGATLFSGKGIYTNQRTDMLVMIIQKSDISFLKRAILHVDSDAFINVQTTEVLNGNYIRKF, encoded by the coding sequence ATGGCGAGTTTATATGGTTTGTTATCAGCCATTGGTATTAATCTATTTTTAAGTTCAGCGCACTCATATTCCATTGGAATTCCAGGAATTGCTCAGCTGATAAATGGAGTTTTGGTAATGAATCATATCAATTTGAGCATTGCAACACTAATTATTTTGTTGAATATTCCATTAGTAGTTTTTTCTTGGTTTATTTTTGGCTGGAGCTATACATTATTTTCATTAATAGCGGTAATTTCAAATGTTATTTTTTTGAATATTATCCCAGAGACTAATGTGATCACTGAAAGATTGACTAATACCATAGTGGGTAGTGTGATCATTGGGATTGGATTCTGTTTTCGAAGTGGATTCTCCACAGGAGGGACCGATGTTATTGTGAGTTATGTCCAGCAAAAATTCCACCGAAATATAGGCTTTGTGAATACTATGATTAACACTGTAGTACTCGTATTTACAGCAATTTTCTTTGGTGTTTCGGGCGCAACGTATAGTTTAATTGGCATGGTTATTACGAGTTTTATTATGGATAAAATATATATTCAGCAAAATGACGTTACCCTAGTTGTGCTGACAAAAAAATCTGCTTCTCTGATAGAAAGTTTACATGATTATACTCATGGAGCCACGTTATTTTCTGGAAAGGGAATTTATACAAATCAGAGAACCGATATGTTAGTCATGATCATTCAGAAAAGTGATATTTCATTTTTGAAACGTGCAATATTGCACGTTGATAGCGATGCCTTTATCAATGTTCAAACTACCGAGGTACTGAATGGAAATTATATTCGGAAATTCTAA
- a CDS encoding cation-translocating P-type ATPase — translation MKNNESTKLSEIAQKSLASLMSDYQTTSQGLTQTDADNRLKKYGENTIQTVKKRSELFVFIENFTSMMAILLWVSGIIATFSGMLELGIAIWTVNVINGCFSYWQQHAAQKATDSLKKMLPSYVKVTRNGKIKQIREEELVPGDLFTLQAGDAIPADARIFNCSNLQVDESSLTGESLPVDKGNQYQQGDGKFAQNNIVFAGTTVTSGTASGIVFATGMTTEFGRIAQLTQNQKKVIYPLQRELNQLTRQLTLIAISIGTVFFLLAIFFVHSPIASSFIFALGMIVAFIPEGLLPTVTLSLAQGTQRMAKHHALLKNLNSVETLGETTVICSDKTGTLTQNQMTVNHIWLISKQYDVSGTGYFTNGSVSSASGNIILEEEADLRELLQIATLDNDTEVTEGKENEKSKILGTPTEAALIILTRKAGIDSQHENQKFPRLKELPFDSNRKLMSIISKTQTGTPIIYTKGALSSELQICDQILDAGQIRALTEADRKKILAINEKYAREGLRSLAFSFRKVVDQDPLMDQKIDSYTIENAERHMVFVGLVTMSDPPRPEIFDAVKKCHHASIKIIMVTGDSPITAKSIATKIGITSDKARIITGSELDQLSDDDLQRAVKDEVIFARVAPEHKFRIVSMCQKNGEIVASTGDGVNDAPALKRADIGIAMGVTGTDVAKDAADMILTDDNFASIVSAIEEGRTVYKNLQKFLLYILNSNVPEAAPSIVFLLTKGLVPLPLTVMQILTVDLGTDLLPALGLGVEKSEPGVMDLPPRPRDSHLLNKSIIIKAFVLYGLVASIISICAYFFVNYIHGWPSVALMASGAGYAKATTMTLGAIIFCQIAAAMNCRTQISSVFSIGLFSNRRIWLGIIAELALFAVLIYTPFLQEIFNTQPLNLVEWFFLFCIPIPLFLLEELRKFFVRRTKSHN, via the coding sequence ATGAAAAATAATGAATCTACTAAATTAAGTGAGATTGCCCAGAAAAGCCTAGCTTCTTTGATGTCCGATTATCAAACAACATCTCAAGGATTAACACAAACAGATGCTGATAATCGTCTTAAAAAATATGGTGAAAATACTATCCAAACAGTCAAGAAGCGTTCAGAATTATTTGTTTTTATTGAGAATTTTACATCAATGATGGCTATTCTTCTTTGGGTATCTGGTATTATTGCAACTTTTTCTGGGATGCTTGAACTGGGAATTGCCATATGGACAGTTAACGTTATTAATGGTTGCTTCTCCTATTGGCAACAACATGCGGCTCAAAAAGCGACTGATTCCTTAAAAAAAATGCTTCCTTCCTATGTTAAAGTCACTCGAAATGGGAAAATCAAACAAATTCGAGAAGAAGAATTAGTTCCGGGAGATTTATTTACACTGCAAGCTGGTGATGCTATTCCTGCAGATGCCAGAATATTTAATTGCTCAAACTTGCAGGTGGATGAATCTTCACTGACAGGGGAGTCATTACCAGTCGATAAAGGAAACCAGTACCAACAGGGTGACGGAAAATTTGCTCAAAATAATATTGTTTTCGCGGGTACAACTGTGACCAGTGGCACTGCCAGTGGGATTGTTTTTGCAACAGGAATGACAACTGAATTTGGAAGAATTGCCCAACTCACTCAAAATCAGAAAAAGGTCATCTACCCACTGCAACGAGAACTAAATCAGTTGACCAGACAATTAACTTTAATTGCGATTTCAATTGGTACCGTTTTCTTTTTATTGGCAATTTTTTTTGTTCATTCTCCAATCGCATCTTCCTTTATTTTTGCACTTGGGATGATTGTAGCCTTTATCCCAGAAGGTCTGCTACCAACCGTTACACTCTCACTTGCTCAAGGAACACAACGAATGGCAAAGCATCATGCGTTGTTAAAAAACTTAAATAGCGTTGAAACACTTGGTGAAACAACTGTTATTTGTTCAGATAAAACTGGTACACTCACTCAAAACCAAATGACGGTTAACCATATTTGGTTGATTTCCAAACAATATGATGTAAGTGGAACTGGCTATTTTACAAACGGCTCCGTGTCATCAGCAAGCGGAAATATTATTCTTGAGGAAGAAGCTGACTTAAGAGAACTTCTTCAAATTGCAACGCTCGATAATGATACAGAAGTCACAGAAGGAAAAGAAAACGAGAAATCTAAGATTTTAGGAACCCCGACTGAAGCTGCCTTAATAATTTTAACTAGAAAGGCTGGAATTGATAGCCAGCATGAAAATCAAAAATTTCCACGTTTGAAAGAATTACCCTTTGATTCAAATCGAAAATTAATGTCAATAATTTCAAAAACACAGACAGGAACTCCAATAATATATACCAAAGGTGCATTAAGCAGTGAGCTTCAGATTTGCGACCAAATTCTTGATGCTGGGCAAATTAGAGCACTTACTGAAGCAGATCGAAAAAAGATACTAGCAATCAACGAAAAATATGCTCGTGAAGGCTTAAGATCACTTGCGTTTTCTTTTCGCAAAGTTGTTGATCAAGATCCGCTTATGGATCAAAAAATTGATAGCTATACTATTGAAAATGCGGAACGTCATATGGTTTTCGTTGGCTTAGTAACAATGTCTGATCCACCTCGTCCAGAAATCTTTGATGCTGTAAAGAAATGCCACCATGCTAGTATTAAAATTATTATGGTAACAGGTGATAGTCCAATTACAGCTAAAAGTATTGCAACAAAAATTGGTATTACATCAGATAAAGCCCGAATTATTACGGGAAGTGAGTTAGATCAATTGTCTGATGACGATCTTCAAAGGGCCGTTAAAGATGAAGTTATTTTTGCCAGAGTTGCACCTGAACATAAATTCAGAATTGTATCGATGTGTCAAAAAAACGGAGAAATTGTTGCTTCAACAGGTGACGGTGTTAACGATGCCCCAGCTTTGAAAAGGGCTGATATTGGAATTGCAATGGGTGTAACAGGGACAGATGTTGCAAAAGATGCAGCTGATATGATTTTAACCGATGACAACTTCGCTTCAATTGTAAGCGCGATTGAAGAAGGTCGAACAGTCTACAAAAACCTGCAAAAATTCTTATTGTATATTCTTAACAGTAATGTACCTGAAGCTGCACCATCTATTGTATTTCTGTTAACTAAGGGTTTGGTACCTCTCCCCCTAACTGTCATGCAAATCTTAACGGTTGACTTAGGAACTGATCTTTTACCTGCACTAGGACTTGGTGTTGAAAAAAGTGAACCAGGAGTCATGGATCTTCCGCCTCGCCCACGAGATAGTCATTTACTTAATAAATCGATTATCATAAAAGCCTTTGTATTATATGGCTTGGTTGCTTCTATTATTTCAATCTGTGCTTATTTCTTTGTCAATTATATTCATGGATGGCCATCCGTTGCCCTCATGGCTTCTGGGGCAGGATACGCTAAAGCAACTACAATGACATTAGGTGCCATTATTTTCTGTCAAATTGCAGCTGC
- the cas2 gene encoding CRISPR-associated endonuclease Cas2 codes for MYNRLRLICFFDLPMVSKTELRRYRVFRKRLIELGFVMIQESVYVRTLPNRSQLKKYEDQLKKVTPYNGLVELMYVSEKQFNDRCFLTGEKAPQEVAVGNNKMVII; via the coding sequence GTGTACAATAGATTGCGATTAATTTGTTTTTTTGATTTGCCAATGGTATCAAAGACAGAGTTGAGGCGTTATCGAGTGTTTCGTAAGCGGTTAATTGAACTCGGATTTGTGATGATTCAAGAATCGGTTTATGTACGCACTTTACCTAATAGAAGTCAACTTAAAAAATATGAAGATCAATTAAAGAAGGTAACTCCATATAATGGACTAGTCGAATTAATGTATGTTTCTGAGAAACAATTTAATGATCGCTGCTTTTTGACAGGAGAAAAAGCCCCCCAGGAAGTAGCTGTTGGTAATAATAAAATGGTAATCATATGA
- the cas9 gene encoding type II CRISPR RNA-guided endonuclease Cas9 (Cas9, originally named Csn1, is the large, multifunctional signature protein of type II CRISPR/Cas systems. It is well known even to general audiences because its RNA-guided endonuclease activity has made it a popular tool for custom editing of eukaryotic genomes.), producing the protein MSKYNVGLDIGIASVGWSIVDADKKKIIDLGSRIFSSGNAAANQERRGFRGTRRLIRRRKNRLTDVINFFGEKKFIDTKVVDKNGHVHYKFSVNNTESPYELRVKGLSEILTKQELVIALYHIVKHRGISYDLGDLEDDGTSGVTDYKTSININRQLLNEKTVGQIQLERLNEFGKVRGQVEENENVTLLNVFPSAAYVKEATQILTKQREFYPEITDDFIAKFMLFITRKRDYFVGPGNEKSRTDYGIYKKDGRTLDNLFDELIGIDKINGEKRASASSLTAQIYNMLNDLNNLTVPNTEDGRLTIQTKKEILEAAKTTNGLFGIAQICKIIGCKKDDIKGFRIDKSEKKIMHTLSGYRKFRKELADVNIEANDLNINLVNKIADILTLNTEKAEIRKQLDKSNMDISNEMKEIVINKNKEFLVDGRATWHSFSYKTLNLLIPELLNTPEEQMTILTRLGLVKPNNKKYEGLKNIPARRITEEIYNPVVARATREAVNVFNAITKKVGRDNIKDVIIELPREDNEVDIKKGIVKRQKQNEVEKETADALVKQHMTISDSALIAQYRKIRGLSQKVRYWYQQDTICPYCGKKIEAVQLINNNDSFEVDHIVPISVSFDDSQNNKVLVHSQCNQAKEKQTPLGWLNNGGGFGQSKADYIARVKSNKNYAKNKIDNLLNETDLNDIATQRGFIQRNLNDTRYASRIVLNEFYSFFRSNNLSTKVKVVRGKWTSQMRKKWNGVGGLSKTRDTYHHHAIDACIIACFPLLKAFDKAIKLIDVDGETGEILQDKKAIKLAQEAEIVEKISVIKNKKFENMVNEIYNFPLFKQVELANDITNLENPVKFSHHVDKKANRAVANQTIYGTRIKEKEVTKRGKKEKIQERYTLGTIKNIYDIDGFMNFKKLYDKISKNDDVKFLMQKNDPKTWEKLIDIFNSYPDSEEVTQVDGKVKRVAVSPFKLYYRENGFITKYSKHNDGPKVVSIKYYDSKVGSHIDITPKDARNKVILQSLKPWRTDVYFNSITQQYELLGLKYSDLKFTNGVYGITRDAYEKLKHGVSEDGVTAWKPISKNSEFRFSLYRNDRVRVIDEKGDSIELLFASRTTSNEGYVELKPIYKAKFDSKEEVGFYGLVSNGRLIKKMSKGGYKLYKVNTDILGKPYYVTRESDEPKLSL; encoded by the coding sequence ATGTCAAAGTATAATGTAGGATTGGATATAGGTATTGCATCTGTTGGGTGGTCAATTGTTGATGCTGACAAAAAGAAAATTATTGATTTAGGTAGTCGTATATTTTCATCAGGAAATGCAGCGGCTAATCAAGAGCGACGTGGTTTTAGGGGAACAAGACGGTTGATTAGAAGGCGAAAAAATAGATTAACAGATGTAATAAATTTTTTTGGAGAAAAAAAGTTTATAGATACTAAAGTTGTAGATAAAAATGGACATGTACATTATAAATTTTCAGTAAATAATACAGAAAGTCCCTATGAATTACGTGTTAAAGGGTTATCTGAAATATTAACAAAGCAAGAACTTGTTATTGCACTTTACCATATTGTCAAACATCGAGGGATCTCTTATGATTTAGGCGATTTGGAAGATGATGGAACAAGTGGAGTGACCGATTATAAGACCTCAATTAATATTAATCGACAATTGTTAAATGAAAAAACAGTTGGCCAAATACAACTAGAAAGGCTAAATGAGTTTGGTAAAGTCCGAGGACAGGTAGAAGAAAATGAAAATGTAACATTGCTCAATGTTTTTCCTTCAGCGGCATATGTCAAAGAAGCTACACAAATTTTAACGAAGCAAAGAGAATTTTATCCAGAAATTACGGATGACTTTATTGCAAAGTTCATGCTGTTTATTACTCGTAAGCGTGATTACTTTGTTGGACCTGGAAATGAAAAGTCCCGTACAGATTATGGAATTTATAAAAAGGATGGCCGAACACTAGACAATCTTTTTGATGAGCTCATAGGAATAGATAAGATAAATGGAGAGAAAAGGGCGTCAGCATCAAGTTTGACAGCGCAGATATATAATATGTTAAACGACCTGAATAATTTAACAGTACCGAATACTGAAGATGGAAGGTTAACAATTCAAACCAAAAAAGAAATTCTTGAAGCAGCTAAAACTACGAATGGTTTGTTTGGAATAGCTCAAATTTGCAAAATTATAGGTTGTAAAAAGGATGATATTAAAGGTTTTCGAATTGATAAGTCTGAAAAGAAAATTATGCATACTCTTTCTGGTTATCGAAAATTTCGTAAAGAACTTGCTGATGTTAATATAGAAGCAAATGATTTGAATATTAATTTAGTTAACAAAATTGCTGATATCCTGACACTTAATACAGAAAAAGCTGAAATTCGCAAACAATTAGACAAAAGTAATATGGATATCTCCAATGAAATGAAAGAGATTGTTATTAATAAAAATAAGGAGTTTTTAGTAGATGGTCGAGCAACATGGCATAGTTTCTCCTATAAAACACTTAATTTACTTATACCGGAATTATTAAATACACCTGAAGAACAAATGACTATTTTGACACGCTTAGGTCTTGTAAAACCTAACAATAAAAAATATGAAGGCCTGAAGAATATTCCTGCACGGAGAATTACAGAAGAAATATACAATCCGGTAGTTGCTAGAGCTACTCGTGAAGCTGTTAATGTTTTTAATGCAATTACCAAGAAAGTAGGACGTGACAATATTAAGGATGTTATTATTGAATTACCACGTGAAGATAACGAAGTAGACATCAAAAAGGGCATTGTCAAAAGACAGAAACAAAATGAAGTAGAAAAAGAGACGGCTGATGCATTAGTTAAGCAACATATGACAATATCAGATAGTGCATTAATTGCACAGTATCGTAAAATTAGAGGACTATCGCAAAAAGTACGGTATTGGTATCAACAGGATACGATTTGCCCTTATTGCGGTAAGAAAATTGAGGCTGTTCAATTAATCAATAATAATGATAGTTTTGAAGTTGATCATATTGTACCAATCTCAGTTAGTTTTGATGACTCTCAAAATAATAAAGTCCTGGTACATAGTCAGTGTAATCAAGCAAAAGAAAAACAAACACCACTTGGTTGGTTAAATAATGGTGGTGGGTTTGGTCAAAGTAAAGCTGACTATATTGCTAGAGTGAAGTCAAATAAAAATTATGCAAAAAATAAGATTGATAATTTGTTGAATGAGACAGATCTTAATGACATTGCTACACAGCGGGGCTTTATTCAACGTAATCTTAATGATACGCGTTATGCCTCACGTATTGTACTCAATGAATTTTACTCTTTTTTTCGATCTAATAACTTGAGTACAAAGGTTAAAGTGGTTCGTGGAAAATGGACATCACAGATGCGCAAGAAGTGGAATGGAGTAGGTGGACTATCTAAAACGCGTGATACATACCATCATCATGCAATCGATGCTTGCATTATTGCATGTTTCCCATTATTAAAGGCATTTGATAAGGCTATAAAGTTAATTGATGTTGACGGAGAAACTGGGGAAATACTACAAGATAAAAAAGCAATAAAATTGGCACAGGAAGCAGAGATAGTAGAAAAAATATCTGTTATTAAAAATAAAAAGTTCGAGAATATGGTTAATGAGATTTATAATTTTCCGCTTTTTAAACAGGTGGAATTAGCAAATGATATCACCAATTTGGAAAATCCTGTAAAGTTCAGTCATCATGTTGATAAGAAAGCTAATCGTGCAGTTGCAAATCAGACAATTTATGGAACACGTATTAAAGAAAAAGAAGTAACTAAGCGTGGAAAAAAGGAAAAAATACAAGAAAGATATACGTTAGGTACAATTAAAAATATCTATGATATTGATGGCTTTATGAATTTTAAAAAATTGTACGATAAAATAAGTAAAAATGATGATGTGAAGTTTTTAATGCAGAAAAATGATCCGAAAACATGGGAAAAATTGATTGATATATTTAATTCTTATCCTGATTCAGAAGAAGTTACTCAAGTGGATGGAAAAGTTAAAAGAGTTGCAGTTTCTCCATTTAAACTTTACTATCGTGAGAATGGTTTTATCACTAAGTATTCTAAACATAATGATGGGCCCAAGGTGGTAAGTATAAAGTATTATGATTCAAAGGTGGGGAGTCACATTGATATTACACCCAAAGATGCGAGAAATAAGGTTATTTTACAGAGCTTGAAGCCATGGAGAACAGATGTCTATTTTAATTCAATAACTCAACAATATGAGTTACTTGGGTTAAAATATTCGGATTTAAAATTCACAAATGGTGTTTACGGGATAACTAGAGATGCATATGAGAAATTAAAACATGGTGTAAGCGAAGATGGTGTAACAGCATGGAAGCCTATTAGTAAAAATAGTGAATTTAGATTTAGCTTGTATCGAAATGATCGAGTAAGGGTCATTGATGAAAAGGGTGACTCAATCGAATTATTATTTGCTTCTAGAACAACAAGTAACGAGGGCTATGTTGAACTGAAACCAATTTATAAAGCTAAATTTGATAGTAAAGAAGAAGTTGGTTTTTACGGACTTGTTTCAAACGGACGACTCATTAAGAAAATGAGCAAGGGAGGGTATAAACTTTATAAAGTAAATACAGATATTCTTGGGAAACCATATTATGTTACAAGAGAATCAGATGAGCCAAAGTTAAGTTTGTAG